A single window of Acinetobacter wuhouensis DNA harbors:
- a CDS encoding phage tail protein: MAKKKKQTIGYKYFASAHFVLCHGPIDAITKISFQDKDAYLAEENTNKTIYINKPSLFGGDEQSGGIQGNIELLFGRSDQQKSSTLQRICAKISNAFGGLISAYRGVCSVVFDNVYIGTAPNMPDSKWRVKRIHTRHDGQVQWYDEKAEINTKQYLFKPEDTIWKYKSVSASDSADYTDVDKSLWNSGASPFGDKFFAGPGHYGFPTSPATVIEQQTILWAETFVDIDSLNQSFLFECFLDNGITVWVNGILTLSDYNVNAHYYSKELSASFFKLGSNRITIKCIDDGFGERPGNWIWFDLRLKNRSMKEADINPAHIIRECLTNQVWGVGVSESNIDDASFRHAADTLYDEQMGMSIKWTDSTSINEFVDNIKEHINAQLYLDRVTNKWKLYLIRDDYDDVNLILLDESNIRNLDFERRTLAECVNSVTVTYWDRERAKDSTVTVQDIARIAQQGGVISQSVDYKGFTNSDLASRVSLRDLKTLSSTLASVSFDVDESFSENWHEGMPFKLSDESYGLSEAVMRIRTIKRGDGINNTVYVEAIEDSFSSPMQSVVEYVPPITSGDSTAKNATAIAFEVPYIELVEQYGQDEVDAKLSNYPELGYVGMAAIRPNNQHVNASLYVDAGAGYDERTTLDFCPSASLKNDIGYMDSSFELENVAEFELLDVNHRIQVNDEIMAFVSFNAVTNVVNVKRGCFDTVPQKHDAGSKVFGWDNYSGLDDLEYLSGENVSLKALTLTGSDVLDVSEATAHDLTCAARAIRPYPPANVKINGEYWPVDIETDLILTWVDRNRIQQTGGEILGWYEGSVTLESGTTYIISIYAFDYSNNSETLLLTQNVGVVNSHTIDISNITTDAIKVKISSERDGFLSFQSFEHVLSLRETRITESGETRVTEAGEILII, encoded by the coding sequence ATGGCTAAAAAGAAAAAGCAAACGATAGGTTATAAGTATTTTGCTAGTGCTCATTTTGTTTTATGTCATGGCCCAATCGATGCAATCACCAAAATTTCATTTCAAGACAAAGATGCTTATTTGGCAGAAGAGAATACAAATAAAACTATCTATATCAATAAGCCAAGCTTATTTGGTGGAGATGAGCAATCAGGTGGTATCCAAGGAAATATTGAGCTTTTATTTGGACGTTCAGATCAGCAGAAAAGCAGTACTTTACAGCGTATTTGCGCAAAAATTTCGAATGCCTTTGGTGGATTGATTTCTGCGTATCGTGGGGTGTGTTCGGTTGTTTTTGATAATGTTTACATCGGTACTGCACCAAACATGCCTGACTCAAAATGGCGTGTGAAGCGGATTCATACACGGCATGATGGTCAAGTTCAGTGGTATGACGAAAAAGCGGAAATCAATACAAAACAGTATTTATTTAAACCTGAAGATACGATTTGGAAATATAAAAGTGTTTCAGCGTCAGATTCGGCAGATTATACAGATGTAGATAAAAGCTTATGGAACAGTGGTGCATCACCGTTTGGTGATAAATTTTTTGCAGGTCCTGGGCACTATGGTTTTCCTACATCACCAGCTACAGTAATTGAACAACAAACAATTTTGTGGGCTGAAACATTCGTTGATATTGATTCATTGAATCAAAGTTTTTTATTTGAATGTTTTTTAGATAATGGAATAACAGTCTGGGTGAATGGGATCCTAACTTTATCTGATTACAATGTGAACGCTCACTATTATTCGAAAGAGTTGAGTGCTTCATTTTTCAAACTTGGTTCAAATAGAATCACTATTAAATGTATTGATGATGGTTTTGGAGAGCGTCCAGGTAATTGGATTTGGTTTGATTTAAGGTTAAAAAATCGATCAATGAAAGAAGCAGACATTAATCCAGCACATATCATACGTGAATGTTTGACAAATCAAGTATGGGGGGTAGGCGTTTCAGAATCGAATATTGACGATGCATCTTTTAGACATGCAGCTGATACTCTCTATGATGAACAAATGGGGATGTCGATCAAATGGACTGATTCAACTTCAATTAATGAGTTTGTTGATAACATCAAAGAGCACATTAATGCACAGCTATATTTGGATCGTGTCACAAACAAGTGGAAGCTTTATTTAATTCGTGATGACTATGATGATGTTAATTTAATTTTATTGGATGAAAGTAATATTCGTAATCTTGACTTTGAACGTCGCACTCTAGCTGAATGTGTCAATTCAGTCACTGTGACGTATTGGGATCGTGAGCGTGCAAAAGATTCAACTGTGACAGTTCAAGACATCGCTCGGATTGCACAACAAGGTGGGGTCATTTCTCAGTCAGTTGATTATAAAGGGTTTACCAATAGTGATTTGGCTAGTCGTGTTTCATTGCGTGATCTGAAAACACTATCCAGCACATTGGCATCAGTATCATTTGATGTGGATGAAAGTTTTTCTGAAAACTGGCACGAAGGTATGCCGTTTAAGCTATCTGATGAAAGCTATGGGCTATCTGAAGCTGTAATGCGTATCCGAACAATAAAACGTGGCGATGGGATCAATAACACAGTTTATGTCGAAGCAATTGAAGACTCTTTTAGCAGTCCAATGCAGTCTGTTGTTGAATATGTGCCACCGATCACCAGTGGCGATAGCACTGCAAAAAACGCGACAGCCATTGCATTTGAAGTGCCGTACATTGAGCTCGTTGAGCAGTATGGGCAGGATGAAGTAGATGCCAAACTTTCAAATTATCCTGAACTTGGTTATGTCGGAATGGCAGCAATCCGTCCAAATAACCAACATGTAAATGCAAGTTTATATGTGGATGCGGGTGCGGGTTACGATGAAAGAACGACTTTAGATTTCTGTCCAAGTGCTTCTTTGAAAAATGACATCGGATATATGGATTCGAGTTTTGAACTTGAAAATGTTGCTGAATTTGAATTGCTTGACGTAAATCATCGAATCCAAGTCAATGATGAAATCATGGCTTTTGTTAGTTTTAATGCAGTAACAAATGTGGTCAATGTGAAACGTGGATGTTTTGACACAGTACCGCAAAAGCATGATGCGGGTTCAAAAGTGTTTGGTTGGGATAATTATTCAGGTCTTGATGATTTAGAGTATTTAAGCGGAGAGAATGTTTCACTTAAGGCATTAACACTGACCGGATCGGATGTACTTGATGTTAGCGAAGCAACAGCACACGACTTGACCTGCGCTGCGCGTGCAATCCGCCCTTACCCACCAGCCAATGTAAAAATTAATGGTGAATATTGGCCTGTAGATATTGAAACGGATCTGATTTTAACATGGGTAGATCGAAACCGCATACAGCAAACCGGTGGTGAAATTCTTGGGTGGTATGAAGGCAGTGTAACACTGGAAAGCGGGACCACTTACATTATTTCCATCTACGCATTTGATTATTCTAATAATTCCGAGACGCTACTTTTAACTCAAAATGTTGGTGTTGTGAATTCACATACGATAGACATTTCAAACATCACTACCGACGCGATAAAAGTAAAAATCTCATCCGAGCGAGATGGATTTTTGAGCTTTCAGAGTTTTGAGCATGTGCTTTCTTTGCGTGAAACGCGCATTACGGAGTCGGGTGAAACCCGCGTAACCGAGGCTGGCGAAATATTAATTATTTAG
- a CDS encoding baseplate hub domain-containing protein produces the protein MGLSKFFQSLTNSAVRRELYEFTRGESKFYYTSGDKPVQDGETIYEAITLTRSSIDSSSDLEKNSIDIIFALNSEFAQDCLRSALEENILVKVSKLQFGTISTLWQGRVTAVKPEGVEITLKCETDYTSLGRAGARYKYQRTCCHDLYGKGCKLDKLLWGIQTTVKSVDKLNVQLRNLSVDDNYFRLGMLQSNAGVNVAIESSTGQSVTLIRRLDTLSSQITTDVALSEYNIAKIELEQAIANRDALDPLSPTYEQDFQNAKNIVEQKQVVFDLAAQSVFFVTVYPGCMKSLTACHRFGNTNNFLGFPYMPEDNPTTTRIV, from the coding sequence ATGGGATTGAGTAAATTTTTTCAATCACTAACCAACTCTGCTGTTCGTCGTGAATTGTACGAGTTCACAAGAGGTGAAAGTAAGTTTTACTACACATCTGGTGATAAGCCTGTTCAAGATGGCGAGACTATTTATGAAGCAATTACACTCACTAGATCATCAATTGATTCAAGTAGTGATTTAGAGAAAAATTCAATCGATATTATTTTTGCTTTGAATAGTGAGTTTGCACAAGATTGTCTACGTTCAGCACTTGAAGAAAACATTCTTGTTAAAGTAAGCAAGTTGCAGTTCGGCACGATTTCAACGTTGTGGCAGGGACGTGTAACTGCTGTTAAGCCCGAAGGTGTAGAAATTACACTGAAGTGTGAAACAGACTATACAAGTTTGGGGCGAGCTGGTGCGCGTTATAAGTATCAACGAACTTGTTGTCACGACTTGTACGGAAAGGGTTGTAAGCTAGACAAGTTGCTTTGGGGTATTCAAACAACAGTCAAATCAGTAGATAAATTAAATGTACAACTACGTAATTTATCTGTTGATGATAATTATTTTAGGCTTGGTATGTTGCAAAGTAATGCAGGTGTAAATGTAGCAATTGAATCGAGCACTGGACAATCAGTCACTTTGATTCGTCGCTTAGATACGCTGTCTAGTCAAATAACAACAGATGTGGCTTTATCTGAATATAACATTGCCAAAATTGAACTTGAGCAAGCTATTGCAAATCGTGATGCTTTAGATCCATTGAGTCCGACTTATGAGCAAGATTTTCAAAATGCAAAGAATATTGTAGAACAAAAGCAAGTTGTATTTGATTTAGCAGCTCAATCAGTATTTTTTGTGACAGTCTATCCCGGTTGCATGAAATCATTAACTGCATGCCATCGATTTGGTAACACTAATAATTTTCTCGGCTTTCCGTATATGCCAGAAGATAACCCGACGACAACTAGGATTGTGTAA